A window from Cryptomeria japonica chromosome 1, Sugi_1.0, whole genome shotgun sequence encodes these proteins:
- the LOC131029056 gene encoding non-specific lipid transfer protein GPI-anchored 5 produces MLIVGPQISLKTSPPFLFDCRSTRTTLCLDTAICEASDSFYCAAQEDFALFVSSMAGSRVTHTIVTPLTVVILSVVALMAAMGKQGVMAQSGCTTALVSLSPCLNYISGNQTTPSQGCCTALGTVVQNNPSCLCQLLTGNNSLGIPINQTRALAMPAECKVSTPSVSQCQGSGAPTTSPSPTTSGVPPSSPSAGSSGTPTTETPPSSNPTQNNSASNICASPVLNVITAVVLAAVVM; encoded by the exons ATGCTGATTGTGGGCCCCCAAATTTCCCTTAAAACTTCCCCGCCCTTTCTATTCGATTGCAGATCAACACGCACAACACTCTGTTTGGATACAGCAATTTGTGAGGCCTCTGATTCTTTCTACTGCGCAGCACAGGAAGATTTTGCTCTGTTTGTAAGTTCAATGGCAGGATCAAGAGTAACACACACAATAGTGACACCCTTAACTGTGGTAATATTGAGTGTGGTGGCCCTCATGGCTGCTATGGGAAAGCAGGGTGTGATGGCGCAATCAGGCTGTACCACCGCCCTTGTGAGCTTATCGCCGTGTCTGAATTATATCTCGGGAAATCAGACGACCCCTTCTCAGGGGTGCTGCACTGCCCTTGGTACCGTAGTGCAGAATAATCCGTCTTGTCTGTGCCAGCTGCTGACTGGTAATAATTCGCTGGGGATTCCCATTAATCAAACTCGAGCTCTTGCCATGCCCGCCGAATGCAAAGTCTCCACGCCGTCTGTCAGCCAATGCCAAG GTTCAGGGGCTCCTACAACTTCCCCTTCTCCCACAACTTCAGGGGTTCCTCCTAGTTCCCCGTCTGCCGGCAGTTCTGGAACTCCAACTACGGAGACACCCCCAAGTTCGAATCCCACCCAGAACAATTCAGCTTCGAACATTTGTGCATCCCCTGTGCTTAACGTCATAACAGCGGTGGTATTGGCTGCAGTTGTGATGTGA